A stretch of Anas acuta chromosome 3, bAnaAcu1.1, whole genome shotgun sequence DNA encodes these proteins:
- the LOC137853213 gene encoding uncharacterized protein isoform X5, translating into MNSAARNLIPAERIPCSQCSELVPDSARTCADPGPLLCQEIVFSCEMLQVLKTTQTALQEGVPKGVLSLPWWKKEGSGHFSGCPSAACGRVRVTEGAIAQRNDLKGAPLQLVGRLVVSGGLASGGAVADKLPREISPRSLNILGPALVSFPLHASEPVSTGWSMEGSGWLKAAMPLKILA; encoded by the exons ATGAATTCGGCTGCCAGGAATTTAATCCCTGCGGAGCGGATCCCTTGTTCTCAGTGCTCAGAGCTTGTGCCAG attcAGCCAGGACCTGTGCAGACCCTGGACCTCTTCTCTGCCaagaaattgttttttcctgtgaaatgctGCAGGTGCTGAAGACAACCCAAACGGCGTTGCAGGAAGGAGTCCCCAAAGGGGTCTTGAGT cttccctggtggaagaaagaagggagCGGCCATTTCAGCGGGTGCCCTTCAGCTGCGTGCGGCAGGGTGAGGGTGACCGAGGGAGCCATTGCCCAGAG GAATGACCTGAAAGGAGCTCCCCTGCAGCTGGTGGGAAGACTCGTGGTCTCTGGTGGCCTGGCGAGCGGCGGCGCTGTCGCAGATAAACTGCCACGGGAAATTTCTCCCAG AAGCCTAAACATACTTGGGCCTGCActggtttcttttcctcttcatgCATCGGAGCCTGTATCAACAGGTTGGTCAATGGAGGGCAGTGGGTGGCTGAAGGCAGCAATGCCCCTCAAG ATCTTAGCATAA
- the LOC137853213 gene encoding uncharacterized protein isoform X4, whose product MNSAARNLIPAERIPCSQCSELVPDSARTCADPGPLLCQEIVFSCEMLQVLKTTQTALQEGVPKGVLSLPWWKKEGSGHFSGCPSAACGRVRVTEGAIAQRNDLKGAPLQLVGRLVVSGGLASGGAVADKLPREISPRSLNILGPALVSFPLHASEPVSTGWSMEGSGWLKAAMPLKPGGCAACLLF is encoded by the exons ATGAATTCGGCTGCCAGGAATTTAATCCCTGCGGAGCGGATCCCTTGTTCTCAGTGCTCAGAGCTTGTGCCAG attcAGCCAGGACCTGTGCAGACCCTGGACCTCTTCTCTGCCaagaaattgttttttcctgtgaaatgctGCAGGTGCTGAAGACAACCCAAACGGCGTTGCAGGAAGGAGTCCCCAAAGGGGTCTTGAGT cttccctggtggaagaaagaagggagCGGCCATTTCAGCGGGTGCCCTTCAGCTGCGTGCGGCAGGGTGAGGGTGACCGAGGGAGCCATTGCCCAGAG GAATGACCTGAAAGGAGCTCCCCTGCAGCTGGTGGGAAGACTCGTGGTCTCTGGTGGCCTGGCGAGCGGCGGCGCTGTCGCAGATAAACTGCCACGGGAAATTTCTCCCAG AAGCCTAAACATACTTGGGCCTGCActggtttcttttcctcttcatgCATCGGAGCCTGTATCAACAGGTTGGTCAATGGAGGGCAGTGGGTGGCTGAAGGCAGCAATGCCCCTCAAG CCAGGTGGTTGTGCTGCGTGCCTGCTGTTTTAA